The following coding sequences lie in one Streptomyces venezuelae genomic window:
- a CDS encoding chorismate-binding protein has product MTPTPPTPDLLARALDGQAEAFALLHRPHTTGPHTLEVLTGSLTRPATLADIPLPDRPAPGTGAGHEVLVLMPYRQLAERGFACADDGTELLAMTVTGQQQLPLDQALARIPDVPTPLSGGDFDVDDAAYEDVVRRITKEMIGTGEGANFVIKRTFLADITDYGPASAPALFRRLLQGESGAHWTFLIHTGERILVGASPERHVSLQDGTAVMNPISGTYRYPPSGSTLEGVLQFLGDRKETDELYMVLDEELKMMARICDTGGRVVGPYLKEMARLAHTEYFIEGRTDRDVRDILRETMFAPTVTGSPLESACRIIHQYEPGGRGYYSGAAALIGRDEHGERVMDSAILIRTADIDEQGRLAIGVGATIVRHSDPASEAAETRAKAAGLVAALGGATTGRFADHPRVRRALEGRNDAIAGFWLADIPARAAAQPGLAGRRVLVVDMEDTFTSMIDQQLRSLGLDVTLRRYDEDYTFTGHDLVVMGPGPGDPQEVAHPKMAHLHTAVATLLREQRPFLAVCLSHQVLGLQLGLRLRRREVPNQGVQKQIDLFGAPEHVGYYNTFALLSQDEEFTPAGVPGLTGGPVQVSRDPQSGEVHALRGPGFASLQFHPESVLTREGPRIVGTALAGLLAPARTPDPA; this is encoded by the coding sequence ATGACACCGACACCACCCACCCCCGACCTGCTGGCCCGCGCCCTGGACGGCCAGGCCGAGGCCTTCGCCCTGCTGCACCGCCCCCACACCACCGGGCCGCACACCCTGGAAGTCCTCACCGGCTCCCTCACCCGGCCCGCCACCCTGGCCGACATCCCCCTGCCCGACCGGCCCGCCCCCGGCACCGGCGCCGGGCACGAGGTGCTGGTCCTCATGCCCTACCGGCAGCTGGCCGAACGCGGCTTCGCCTGCGCCGACGACGGCACCGAACTGCTCGCCATGACCGTCACCGGCCAGCAGCAACTGCCCCTGGACCAGGCCCTGGCCCGCATCCCCGACGTGCCCACCCCGCTGTCCGGCGGCGACTTCGACGTCGACGACGCCGCCTACGAGGACGTGGTGCGCCGCATCACCAAGGAAATGATCGGCACCGGCGAGGGCGCCAACTTCGTCATCAAGCGCACCTTCCTCGCCGACATCACCGACTACGGCCCGGCCAGCGCCCCCGCCCTCTTCCGCCGCCTGCTCCAAGGCGAGAGCGGCGCCCACTGGACCTTCCTCATCCACACCGGCGAACGCATCCTGGTCGGCGCCTCGCCCGAGCGGCACGTCAGCCTCCAGGACGGCACCGCCGTCATGAACCCCATCAGCGGCACCTACCGCTACCCGCCCTCCGGCTCCACCCTCGAAGGCGTCCTTCAATTCCTCGGCGACCGCAAGGAAACCGACGAGCTCTACATGGTCCTCGACGAGGAACTGAAGATGATGGCCCGCATCTGCGACACCGGCGGCCGCGTCGTGGGCCCCTACCTCAAGGAAATGGCCCGCCTGGCCCACACCGAGTACTTCATCGAGGGCCGCACCGACCGCGACGTGCGCGACATCCTGCGCGAGACGATGTTCGCCCCCACCGTCACCGGCAGCCCCCTGGAAAGCGCCTGCCGCATCATCCACCAGTACGAGCCCGGCGGCCGCGGCTACTACAGCGGCGCCGCCGCCCTCATCGGCCGCGACGAGCACGGCGAGCGCGTCATGGACTCCGCCATCCTCATCCGCACCGCCGACATCGACGAGCAGGGCCGCCTGGCCATCGGCGTCGGCGCCACCATCGTGCGCCACTCCGACCCGGCCTCCGAGGCCGCCGAGACCCGCGCCAAGGCCGCGGGCCTGGTCGCCGCCCTGGGCGGCGCCACCACCGGCCGCTTCGCCGACCACCCCCGCGTGCGCCGCGCCCTGGAAGGACGCAACGACGCCATCGCCGGGTTCTGGCTCGCCGACATCCCCGCCCGCGCCGCCGCCCAACCCGGCCTGGCCGGCCGCCGCGTCCTGGTCGTCGACATGGAGGACACCTTCACCTCCATGATCGACCAGCAGCTGCGCTCCCTGGGCCTGGACGTCACCCTGCGCCGCTACGACGAGGACTACACCTTCACCGGCCACGACCTCGTCGTCATGGGCCCCGGCCCCGGCGACCCCCAGGAGGTGGCCCACCCCAAGATGGCCCACCTGCACACCGCGGTGGCCACCCTGCTGCGCGAACAGCGCCCCTTCCTCGCCGTCTGCCTCAGCCACCAGGTCCTGGGCCTGCAACTGGGCCTGCGCCTGCGCCGCCGCGAGGTGCCCAACCAGGGCGTGCAAAAGCAGATCGACCTGTTCGGCGCCCCCGAGCACGTCGGCTACTACAACACCTTCGCGCTGCTGAGCCAGGACGAGGAATTCACCCCCGCCGGCGTGCCCGGCCTGACCGGCGGACCCGTCCAGGTCAGCCGCGATCCGCAGAGCGGCGAGGTGCACGCCCTGCGCGGCCCCGGCTTCGCCTCCCTGCAGTTCCACCCCGAATCCGTCCTGACCCGCGAGGGCCCCCGCATCGTCGGCACCGCGCTGGCCGGCCTGCTGGCCCCGGCCCGCACCCCCGACCCGGCCTGA
- a CDS encoding 3-deoxy-7-phosphoheptulonate synthase: protein MEDVIREIRIRGALQQPDWSDLSQLNRVGEALASRPPLVQGDDLATLRTLLGKVARGEAMVLQSGDCAEDPQECTPAYVARKAALLDVLAGSLGLITGKPVLRVGRIAGQFAKPRSKPTEIVDGVELPVFRGHMVNGPEPDAESRRPDPLRILTGYMAAGDILEHLGWRDRAAGREVVEPMVWTSHEALLLDYETPMLRMDDKGRLFLGSTHWPWIGERTRQVEGAHVALLSQVSNPVACKVGPSMDVPDLLALCERLDPWRDEGRLTLIARMGADQVGQKLPRLVEAVREAGHPVIWLSDPVHGNTVTAPGGYKTRLLDTVAREITGFVQAVQSAGGTAGGLHLETTPDDVTECASTEADLDRVGERYTSCCDPRLNPAQAQSAVNAWPA, encoded by the coding sequence ATGGAAGACGTTATACGGGAGATTCGTATCCGCGGGGCACTGCAGCAACCCGACTGGAGCGACCTTTCACAGCTCAACCGGGTCGGCGAAGCCCTCGCCTCCCGCCCCCCGCTCGTCCAGGGCGACGACCTGGCCACCCTGCGCACCCTGCTGGGCAAGGTCGCCCGCGGCGAGGCCATGGTGCTGCAGTCCGGCGACTGCGCCGAGGACCCCCAGGAATGCACCCCCGCCTACGTCGCCCGCAAGGCCGCCCTCCTGGACGTGCTGGCCGGCTCGCTCGGCCTGATCACCGGCAAGCCGGTGCTGCGGGTGGGCCGCATCGCCGGCCAGTTCGCCAAGCCGCGCTCCAAGCCCACCGAGATCGTCGACGGGGTGGAACTGCCCGTCTTCCGCGGCCACATGGTCAACGGCCCCGAACCCGACGCCGAGAGCCGCCGCCCCGACCCGCTGCGCATCCTCACCGGCTACATGGCCGCCGGCGACATCCTCGAACACCTGGGCTGGCGCGACCGCGCCGCCGGCCGCGAGGTCGTCGAACCGATGGTGTGGACCAGCCACGAAGCGCTGCTCCTGGACTACGAGACCCCCATGCTGCGCATGGACGACAAGGGCCGCCTCTTCCTCGGCTCCACCCACTGGCCCTGGATCGGCGAGCGCACCCGCCAGGTCGAAGGCGCCCACGTCGCCCTCCTGTCCCAGGTCAGCAACCCGGTGGCCTGCAAGGTCGGCCCCAGCATGGACGTGCCCGACCTGCTCGCCCTGTGCGAACGCCTGGACCCCTGGCGCGACGAGGGCCGCCTGACCCTCATCGCCCGCATGGGCGCCGACCAGGTCGGCCAGAAACTGCCCCGCCTGGTCGAAGCCGTCCGCGAGGCCGGCCACCCCGTCATCTGGCTCAGCGACCCGGTGCACGGCAACACCGTCACCGCCCCCGGCGGCTACAAGACCCGCCTGCTGGACACCGTCGCCCGCGAGATCACCGGCTTCGTCCAGGCCGTCCAGTCCGCCGGCGGCACCGCCGGCGGCCTCCACCTGGAGACCACCCCCGACGACGTCACCGAGTGCGCCAGCACCGAGGCCGACCTGGACCGCGTCGGCGAGCGCTACACCTCCTGCTGCGACCCGCGCCTCAACCCCGCCCAGGCCCAGAGCGCCGTCAACGCCTGGCCCGCCTGA
- a CDS encoding cytochrome b has translation MSITDKAPQRTTAPQGERIADWADGRLGIYQWRTLMRKVFPEHWSFMFGEIALYSFIILILTGLYLTMFFNPSMAHTVYEGPHVPLQGVQMSEAYASTLRISFEVRGGLFIRQLHHWAALTMIAATMAHTLRHFLTGSFRKPRELNWLIGVVLLILVTLEGFLGYSLPDDLLSGTGLRIAEGVTLAIPLVGTYLTMFLFGGEFPATDVIPRFYSFHILLLPGIILALVTVHLILVIYQKHTQFRGPGRNQQNVVGQPLMPHYAAKAGGFFFLVSGVLALMAGIAQINAVWVYGPYRPDQISQGSQPDWYMGFLEGALRAFPAWEFAVAGYTVNMGVLVPAVVLPTLLIAIACLWPFIEAWITGDKREHHLLDRPREQPTRTAFVCSLAAFYLVLFFGGSNDILAERFHLSMNSITWAVRIGVFVIPALTYVVTKRICIGLQLRDRDKLLHGRETGRIKRLPHGEFVEVHERLARAQEYTLLSREVHPALPAPVREDRDGVPNPKSRAELLRHRLSRWFSDGQIANPTPQELQQALDHLDHGAGGHTGGQVNGHAGGQDNGRPAALEGRGEDRHVH, from the coding sequence ATGAGCATCACCGACAAGGCGCCGCAGCGGACCACGGCACCGCAGGGCGAACGCATCGCGGACTGGGCGGACGGCCGGCTCGGCATCTACCAGTGGCGCACCCTGATGCGCAAGGTCTTTCCCGAGCACTGGTCCTTCATGTTCGGCGAGATCGCGCTCTACAGCTTCATCATCCTGATCCTCACCGGCCTGTACCTGACCATGTTCTTCAACCCGAGCATGGCCCACACCGTCTACGAAGGACCGCACGTCCCGCTGCAGGGCGTGCAGATGTCGGAGGCCTACGCCTCCACCCTGCGCATCAGCTTCGAGGTGCGCGGCGGCCTGTTCATCCGCCAGCTGCACCACTGGGCCGCCCTCACCATGATCGCCGCGACCATGGCGCACACCCTGCGGCACTTCTTGACCGGCTCCTTCCGCAAGCCCCGCGAGCTGAACTGGCTCATCGGCGTGGTCCTGCTGATCCTGGTCACCCTGGAAGGCTTCCTGGGCTACTCGCTGCCCGACGACCTCCTCTCGGGCACCGGCCTGCGCATCGCCGAGGGCGTCACGCTGGCCATCCCGCTGGTCGGCACCTACCTGACGATGTTCCTCTTCGGCGGCGAGTTCCCCGCCACCGACGTCATCCCGCGCTTCTACAGCTTCCACATCCTGCTGCTGCCCGGCATCATCCTGGCCCTGGTCACCGTCCACCTGATCCTGGTCATCTACCAGAAGCACACCCAGTTCCGCGGGCCGGGCCGCAACCAGCAGAACGTGGTCGGCCAGCCCCTGATGCCGCACTACGCGGCCAAGGCCGGCGGCTTCTTCTTCCTGGTCTCCGGCGTCCTGGCCCTGATGGCGGGCATCGCCCAGATCAACGCCGTGTGGGTGTACGGGCCCTACCGGCCCGACCAGATCTCCCAGGGCTCCCAGCCCGACTGGTACATGGGCTTCCTCGAGGGCGCCCTGCGCGCCTTCCCCGCCTGGGAGTTCGCCGTCGCCGGCTACACCGTCAACATGGGCGTGCTGGTCCCGGCCGTGGTGCTGCCCACCCTGCTGATCGCCATCGCCTGCCTGTGGCCCTTCATCGAGGCCTGGATCACCGGCGACAAGCGCGAGCACCACCTGCTGGACCGCCCGCGCGAGCAGCCCACCCGCACCGCCTTCGTCTGCTCGCTGGCCGCCTTCTACCTGGTGCTGTTCTTCGGCGGCTCCAACGACATCCTCGCCGAGCGCTTCCACCTGTCGATGAACTCCATCACCTGGGCGGTGCGCATCGGGGTGTTCGTCATCCCCGCGCTGACCTACGTCGTCACCAAGCGGATCTGCATCGGCCTCCAGCTGCGCGACCGCGACAAGCTGCTGCACGGCCGCGAGACCGGCCGCATCAAGCGCCTGCCGCACGGCGAGTTCGTCGAGGTCCACGAGCGCCTGGCCCGCGCGCAGGAGTACACCCTGCTCTCCCGCGAGGTCCACCCCGCGCTGCCGGCCCCGGTGCGCGAGGACCGCGACGGCGTGCCCAACCCCAAGTCCCGCGCCGAGCTGCTGCGCCACCGGCTCAGCCGCTGGTTCAGCGACGGGCAGATCGCCAACCCCACCCCGCAGGAGCTGCAGCAGGCCCTGGACCACCTCGACCACGGCGCCGGCGGCCACACGGGCGGCCAGGTCAACGGTCATGCGGGCGGACAGGACAACGGCCGGCCCGCCGCCCTGGAGGGGCGCGGGGAGGACCGGCACGTGCACTGA
- the phzG gene encoding phenazine biosynthesis FMN-dependent oxidase PhzG: protein MSDVRRSETLTGSLEVEFPEFHTPPAEPLGLLSAWLKTATEQGVREPRALALATADAQGRTSSRILAVNQVTDTGIVFITHAGSQKGRELTANPWASGVLYWRETSQQITVAGPVRQLPRATAEELWAARAVFTHPMSTVSLQSEPLRDLDHLEEIRARALELGEPPRALPCPDTFVAYLLEPAAVEFWANGTDRLHERLRYDRTDSGWDTTRLQP, encoded by the coding sequence ATGTCTGATGTACGGCGTTCCGAGACGCTGACGGGCTCCCTCGAGGTGGAGTTCCCCGAGTTCCACACGCCGCCCGCGGAGCCGCTGGGCCTGCTGTCCGCCTGGCTGAAGACGGCCACCGAGCAGGGCGTGCGCGAGCCGCGCGCGCTGGCCCTGGCCACCGCCGACGCGCAGGGGCGTACCTCCTCGCGGATCCTGGCGGTCAACCAGGTCACCGACACCGGCATCGTGTTCATCACCCACGCCGGCAGCCAGAAGGGCCGGGAACTGACCGCCAACCCCTGGGCGTCGGGGGTGCTGTACTGGCGCGAGACCAGCCAGCAGATCACCGTGGCCGGCCCGGTGCGCCAGCTCCCGCGCGCGACGGCGGAGGAACTGTGGGCGGCGCGCGCGGTGTTCACCCACCCCATGTCCACCGTCTCGCTGCAGAGCGAGCCGCTGCGCGACCTGGACCACCTCGAAGAGATCCGCGCCAGGGCCCTGGAACTGGGCGAGCCGCCGCGCGCGCTGCCCTGCCCCGACACGTTCGTGGCCTACCTCCTGGAGCCGGCCGCCGTGGAGTTCTGGGCGAATGGCACCGACCGGCTGCACGAACGGCTGCGCTACGACCGCACCGACAGCGGCTGGGACACCACCCGCCTGCAGCCCTGA
- a CDS encoding PhzA/PhzB family protein: protein MTAPAPVFTNHLELRARNRRAVEQYMETGREARLRRYTLYTEDGTAALFNTDIGRPITVKGRAKLQKHNELSLEVLPDWEWSDVQIYETQDPAVIWVECEGEGTIRFPGYPEGRYRNHFIHGFTLDDGLIAASREYTNPIEHMRALSIDTPHIKRDWIPS from the coding sequence ATGACCGCCCCCGCCCCGGTGTTCACCAACCACCTCGAGCTGCGCGCCCGCAACCGGCGGGCCGTGGAGCAGTACATGGAGACCGGCCGCGAGGCCCGGCTGCGCCGCTACACCCTCTACACCGAAGACGGCACCGCCGCCCTGTTCAACACCGACATCGGCCGCCCCATCACCGTCAAGGGCCGCGCCAAGCTGCAAAAGCACAACGAGCTCTCCCTTGAGGTGCTGCCCGACTGGGAGTGGTCCGACGTGCAGATCTACGAGACCCAGGACCCGGCCGTCATCTGGGTGGAGTGCGAGGGTGAGGGCACCATCCGCTTCCCCGGCTATCCCGAGGGCCGCTACCGCAACCACTTCATCCACGGCTTCACCCTGGACGACGGACTCATCGCCGCCAGCCGCGAATACACCAACCCCATCGAGCACATGCGCGCCCTGAGCATCGACACCCCGCACATCAAACGCGACTGGATCCCCTCCTGA
- a CDS encoding aromatic prenyltransferase has translation MSGTADLAGVYAAVEKSAGLLDVACDRDKVWPILAAYEDVLPGAVIAFRVATNARHEGEFDCRFTVPRAIDPYAVAVEKNLTAQSGHPIESLLADVQKHCAVDSYGVDFGVLGGFKKIWVYFPGGRHESLAHLAEIASMPPGLAATEDFFARYQLADQVDLIGIDYASRTMNVYFAASADVVSRDTVLAMHREIGLPDPSEQMLDFCQRAFGIYTTLNWDSHKVERIAYSVKTENPLELSARLGSKVEQFLKSVPYGTDTPKMVYAAVTASGEEYYKLQSYYQWRTDSRLNLSYVGGRSA, from the coding sequence ATGTCGGGAACCGCCGATCTGGCCGGTGTCTACGCTGCCGTCGAAAAGTCCGCCGGGCTGCTGGACGTGGCCTGCGACCGCGACAAGGTGTGGCCCATCCTGGCCGCCTACGAGGACGTCCTGCCGGGCGCCGTGATCGCTTTCCGGGTGGCCACCAACGCGCGCCACGAGGGCGAGTTCGACTGCCGCTTCACCGTCCCGCGCGCCATCGACCCCTACGCCGTGGCCGTGGAGAAGAACCTCACCGCCCAGAGCGGCCACCCCATCGAGTCGCTCCTGGCCGACGTGCAAAAGCACTGCGCGGTGGACAGCTACGGCGTCGACTTCGGGGTGCTGGGCGGCTTCAAGAAGATCTGGGTGTACTTCCCCGGCGGCCGCCACGAGAGCCTCGCCCACCTGGCCGAGATCGCCTCCATGCCGCCCGGCCTGGCCGCCACCGAGGACTTCTTCGCCCGCTACCAGCTGGCCGACCAGGTGGACCTGATCGGCATCGACTACGCCAGCCGCACCATGAACGTGTACTTCGCCGCCTCCGCCGACGTCGTCTCCCGCGACACCGTCCTGGCGATGCACCGCGAGATCGGCCTGCCCGACCCCAGCGAGCAGATGCTCGACTTCTGCCAGCGGGCCTTCGGCATCTACACCACCTTGAACTGGGACTCCCACAAGGTCGAGCGGATCGCCTACAGCGTCAAGACCGAGAACCCGCTGGAGCTCTCCGCCCGCCTGGGCAGCAAGGTCGAGCAGTTCCTCAAGAGCGTCCCCTACGGCACCGACACCCCCAAGATGGTCTACGCCGCCGTGACCGCGAGCGGCGAGGAGTACTACAAGCTCCAGTCGTACTACCAGTGGCGCACCGACAGCCGGCTGAACCTTTCCTACGTCGGCGGGCGCTCGGCCTGA
- the wrbA gene encoding NAD(P)H:quinone oxidoreductase produces the protein MEPVNVAIIYYSATGNVHTLAQAVAEGAEKAGATVRLRKVAETAPDAAISANPAWVEHRAATTDIAEATHDDLAWADAVLFGTPSRFGNPASQLRAFIDTTGPLWFAGKIAGKVFSAFTASNTAHGGQESTILALSNTFYHWGGIIVPPGYTDPIQFQSGNPYGTSHVAGEGAPGEVALQAARHQARRVVDTAAALKAGRGEL, from the coding sequence GTGGAACCTGTGAACGTTGCAATCATCTATTACAGCGCGACCGGCAACGTGCACACGTTGGCTCAGGCCGTGGCCGAGGGCGCGGAGAAGGCGGGCGCCACCGTGCGGCTGCGCAAGGTCGCCGAGACCGCCCCGGACGCGGCGATCAGCGCCAACCCGGCCTGGGTGGAGCACCGGGCGGCCACCACCGACATCGCCGAGGCCACCCACGACGACCTGGCCTGGGCGGATGCGGTCCTGTTCGGCACCCCCAGCCGGTTCGGCAACCCGGCCAGCCAGCTGCGCGCGTTCATCGACACCACCGGCCCGCTGTGGTTCGCGGGCAAGATCGCGGGCAAGGTGTTCTCCGCGTTCACCGCGAGCAACACCGCGCACGGCGGGCAGGAGTCGACGATCCTGGCGCTGTCGAACACCTTCTACCACTGGGGCGGCATCATCGTGCCGCCCGGCTACACCGACCCCATCCAGTTCCAGTCCGGCAACCCGTACGGCACCTCGCACGTCGCCGGCGAGGGCGCGCCCGGCGAGGTCGCGCTGCAGGCCGCCCGCCACCAGGCGCGCCGCGTGGTGGACACCGCGGCCGCGCTGAAGGCCGGGCGCGGCGAGCTCTGA
- a CDS encoding isochorismatase family protein, whose protein sequence is MTGIPPISPYPLPAEGDLPPAAVSWTAEADRAVLLVHDMQRYFLKPFPDPLRHQLITHAAQLRDRCAALGIPVAYTAQPGGMSDEQRGLLKDFWGPGMRPAPEDRQVVDALAPTAQDWQLTKWRYSAFFKTDLLERMRAAGRDQLIVCGVYAHVGVLATAIDAFTHDIQPFFVADATADFSQDYHRSALTYAAERCARVTTVKGLFT, encoded by the coding sequence ATGACCGGCATACCCCCCATCAGCCCCTACCCCCTGCCCGCCGAGGGCGACCTGCCCCCGGCCGCCGTGTCCTGGACCGCCGAGGCCGACCGGGCGGTCCTGCTCGTCCACGACATGCAGCGGTACTTCCTCAAGCCCTTCCCCGACCCCCTGCGCCACCAGCTCATCACCCACGCCGCGCAGCTGCGCGACCGCTGCGCGGCCCTGGGCATCCCCGTCGCCTACACCGCCCAGCCCGGCGGCATGAGCGACGAACAGCGCGGCCTGCTCAAGGACTTCTGGGGCCCGGGCATGCGCCCCGCCCCCGAGGACCGCCAGGTCGTCGACGCGCTGGCCCCCACCGCACAGGACTGGCAGCTCACCAAGTGGCGCTACAGCGCCTTCTTCAAGACCGACCTGCTCGAGCGGATGCGCGCCGCCGGCCGCGACCAGCTCATCGTGTGCGGCGTCTACGCCCACGTCGGCGTCCTGGCCACCGCCATCGACGCCTTCACCCACGACATCCAGCCGTTCTTCGTCGCCGACGCCACCGCCGACTTCTCACAGGACTACCACCGCTCGGCCCTCACCTACGCCGCCGAGCGCTGCGCCCGGGTCACCACCGTCAAGGGGCTCTTCACATGA
- a CDS encoding methyltransferase — protein sequence MSTEATLARFREYMVGPSRFMSLLSVFELGLVDELRATPGASAAELGQAVGAKPDAVEQLLFLMVKEGFVAQDEDGGYRLDALAEVAEHDLKRALTYMNMIKVVALRQLFYLTDSVRTGTIVGLKELYGAGEGTLYDAVADHSDLNDAWLTLMNNVTANIDPWFFANIDVPAGAQVLDVAGNTGLGAIHTYQHKASPGLKVTTFDLPEKERTCLENFQKHGVAEHCSFIGGNVFDEIPRGFDTVLIKHFLDMFDKDDVFTILQGVHRSLEAGGQVHIMVPVYPEDIRDTDNYNVDFFPAFFIGCTMGQGGPQKISTYQSWLEECGFKVTKAITKDPAEVPRDVIPVQAILSATKVG from the coding sequence ATGTCTACTGAAGCCACCCTCGCCCGGTTCCGCGAGTACATGGTCGGCCCCTCGCGGTTCATGAGCCTGCTGTCCGTCTTCGAGCTCGGCCTCGTCGATGAGCTGCGCGCCACGCCCGGCGCGAGCGCCGCCGAGCTCGGTCAGGCCGTCGGCGCCAAGCCCGACGCCGTGGAGCAGCTGCTGTTCCTGATGGTCAAGGAGGGCTTCGTCGCCCAGGACGAGGACGGCGGCTACCGCCTGGACGCGCTGGCCGAGGTCGCCGAGCACGACCTCAAGCGCGCCCTCACCTACATGAACATGATCAAGGTGGTGGCGCTGCGGCAGCTCTTCTACCTCACCGACAGCGTGCGCACCGGCACCATCGTGGGCCTCAAGGAGCTCTACGGCGCGGGCGAGGGCACCCTCTACGACGCGGTGGCCGACCACAGCGACCTCAACGACGCCTGGCTGACGCTGATGAACAACGTCACCGCCAACATCGACCCCTGGTTCTTCGCCAACATCGACGTGCCCGCCGGCGCCCAGGTCCTGGACGTGGCCGGCAACACCGGCCTGGGGGCGATCCACACCTACCAGCACAAGGCCTCCCCGGGGCTGAAGGTGACCACCTTCGACCTGCCGGAGAAGGAGCGCACCTGCCTGGAGAACTTCCAGAAGCACGGCGTGGCCGAGCACTGCTCCTTCATCGGCGGCAACGTCTTCGACGAGATCCCCCGGGGCTTCGACACCGTCCTGATCAAGCACTTCCTGGACATGTTCGACAAGGACGACGTCTTCACCATCCTCCAGGGCGTCCACCGCTCCCTGGAGGCGGGCGGCCAGGTCCACATCATGGTGCCGGTCTATCCCGAGGACATCCGCGACACCGACAACTACAACGTCGACTTCTTCCCCGCCTTCTTCATCGGCTGCACCATGGGCCAGGGCGGCCCGCAGAAGATCTCCACCTACCAGAGCTGGCTGGAGGAGTGCGGGTTCAAGGTCACCAAGGCCATCACCAAGGACCCCGCCGAGGTGCCCCGCGACGTCATCCCCGTCCAGGCCATCCTGAGCGCCACGAAGGTCGGCTGA
- a CDS encoding PhzA/PhzB family protein, translating into MSESAPAQGFTDAAELRRANRATVEQYMHTRGQDRLRRHELFTEDGRGGLWTTDTGSPVETVGRDRLAEHAVWSLDCFPDWEWYNIQIFETQDPNHIWVECDGRGKIRFGDYPEGYYENHFLHSFELDNGKIKRNREFMNPFQQLRALGIPVPEIKRTGIPT; encoded by the coding sequence ATGTCCGAATCCGCCCCGGCCCAGGGATTCACCGACGCGGCCGAACTGCGCCGCGCCAACCGGGCCACCGTCGAGCAGTACATGCACACCCGCGGCCAGGACCGGCTCCGCCGCCACGAGCTGTTCACCGAGGACGGCCGCGGCGGCCTGTGGACCACCGACACCGGATCCCCGGTCGAGACCGTGGGCCGCGACCGGCTCGCCGAGCACGCCGTATGGTCCCTCGACTGCTTCCCGGACTGGGAGTGGTACAACATCCAGATATTCGAGACGCAGGACCCCAACCACATCTGGGTGGAATGCGACGGACGCGGAAAGATCCGCTTCGGCGATTACCCCGAGGGCTACTACGAGAACCACTTCCTGCACTCGTTCGAACTCGACAACGGGAAGATCAAGCGTAATCGCGAGTTCATGAACCCCTTCCAGCAGCTGCGGGCGCTCGGTATTCCGGTACCGGAGATCAAGCGCACCGGAATTCCCACCTGA
- a CDS encoding aromatic prenyltransferase has translation MPHATGINEVCSAIEEAARLAGVPARPGGVRPIVAAFADGLHEAGVVYSVSTSQDAPAELDFTLTVPTRAGDPYATALAHGFVTAAGHPVDTLLADLQSRCTISEYLIDGGVVGGFNKIYAHFPQDVQDVAKLAELPAMPPALAQSLDLLARHGLSDVAMIGIDYPRRTVNLYFTQLSEQCRAPKTLLSLHRELGWPAPDEATLAFARRAFRIYTTLSWDSAGIERICYAPPPARGWDRAALPVPVTDQVAHFVDHAPRAYPGEPIVIAAVKWAPEGRYLNLGPYFQLSPLMRQVISAVHNGKL, from the coding sequence ATGCCCCACGCCACGGGGATCAACGAGGTGTGCTCGGCCATCGAGGAGGCCGCCCGGCTGGCGGGCGTGCCCGCCCGGCCCGGCGGCGTGCGGCCCATCGTGGCCGCCTTCGCCGACGGCCTGCACGAGGCCGGCGTCGTCTACAGCGTCTCCACCAGCCAGGACGCCCCGGCCGAACTCGACTTCACCCTCACCGTGCCCACCCGCGCCGGCGACCCCTACGCCACCGCGCTGGCCCACGGCTTCGTCACGGCGGCCGGCCACCCCGTGGACACCCTGCTCGCCGACCTCCAGAGCCGGTGCACCATCAGCGAGTACCTCATCGACGGCGGCGTCGTCGGCGGCTTCAACAAGATCTACGCGCACTTCCCGCAGGACGTCCAGGACGTGGCCAAGCTCGCCGAACTGCCCGCCATGCCGCCCGCCCTGGCCCAGAGCCTGGACCTGCTGGCCCGGCACGGCCTGAGCGACGTCGCGATGATCGGCATCGACTACCCGCGCCGCACCGTCAACCTCTACTTCACCCAGCTCTCCGAGCAGTGCCGGGCGCCGAAGACGCTCCTGTCCCTGCACCGCGAACTGGGCTGGCCCGCCCCCGACGAGGCCACGCTCGCCTTCGCCCGGCGCGCCTTTCGCATCTACACCACCCTCAGCTGGGACTCCGCCGGCATCGAGCGGATCTGCTACGCCCCGCCGCCCGCCCGCGGCTGGGACCGCGCCGCCCTGCCGGTGCCCGTCACCGACCAGGTCGCGCACTTCGTGGACCACGCCCCGCGCGCCTACCCCGGCGAGCCCATCGTCATTGCGGCCGTGAAGTGGGCCCCCGAGGGCCGCTACCTCAACCTCGGCCCCTACTTCCAGCTCTCCCCGCTCATGCGCCAGGTCATCAGCGCCGTCCACAACGGAAAGCTCTGA